One Triticum dicoccoides isolate Atlit2015 ecotype Zavitan chromosome 3B, WEW_v2.0, whole genome shotgun sequence genomic window, tggcgcactttctcCCTGGTGCACCATTGGAAAGTCTGGGGAGGGGTGTGGGGCCAggacaaaactactaatggcgcaccacacactaagtgcgccattagtaatatggccactaatggcgcacccatatctggtgcgccattgctatatagcagtggcgcaccacatgtctggtgcgccattagtgtccatatcatctatagcccttttcctagtagtgagggaaTCCTCCGATATCTCCAAATCATCCGGTGCAATCCCCAGCGCTTTGAGAAACACCGTCTCCGCGGTCGAGGCTTTCGATCGTTTGGTACTTGAAGAGCTTGTAGAGCGTGTATTCCTCCGCGGGGTGAATGGGTCTTGGCCAGGGCGAAATCCATTCACCACCTCAATCTCACGTAGTAGTGGTGGAGCCAGCTTCTTGAGGAGACCTGAGCAGAACGATTTGATATTGGTGAGAGCTGCTTGCTCTTTGGACGAAAGAGCAGCTGCCTCCGATGCTTGAATCAGTTCCGATCCAACAACTCCGGTGTTAGCATCCAGGGACGTGGGGGCAATGCATGCATGGGCATGCAACGTAGTCATCTCAGCCGGCTCGCATGCAACTTGCGGGGGGTCCAATGGCACCGCAACCGAGGCTGGTGCAGGTGCCACCACCGAGCCAGTCTCCATTTCTGCATTACTGTATTGGCCAGCATCTCAGCCACCGGGTCCCAGCCAGCAGACCGCGACAGCGGATCAGCTACAGCCAGCCGGATCGACTGTGCCGGCGTAGCTGCCACACCCAGCAGCGGACTCGAGTGCACAGGATCCACCAGCCGCAGGGGATCAGAGCCACCCCACGGCAACAACTCCAAGGGCTGTCCAACCACAGCTGCGTCCCGTGGGGCAGCTATGGGCACAGCGTCAGGAACAGAAATGCTCGCGGTCAAATTCTCCTCGGGATTCTGTCCAACCTGATCCTTCGAAAGGCCGGTTGGTCGGGCCGTCTCGGGACCCAGGGCAGTCTCGATGCAACCCACGACCGTATCAGCCACGACCACTTTATCTGGAACTGTGACCGTATCAGCCACGCCACCAGATTGGTTCTGCACACCCTGCATTCCAGCTGTCGCCAACCCAGCCACCGGATGCAAATTCGAAAACTCCGCGACCCCTTCGGTGGGCGCTGACTCTCTGTGGACCTCGTGGACCCCACTGGCAACAACCACCACCGCCGGACCCGGCCTACTCATTGGAGGGATACGCCAGTTGGAGGGCCCCACCCGTCCTTCTAGAGCCTGTCGATAGGTTCtgcccactccgccgccgccgccctgaccGGGGGAATTCCGGCCAGAACCCCGGTAGTCACAAACGCCGCGCGTCCAGTTCAGCACCAACCATTCTCCACCCTGGGACGCCGGGGAGCTGTCCGGCAAGCCGCTCTGTCCACTGCCACTGTCCGAGCTAGGCGAGCGACGCCAGAGCTCCGGCGGCGAGAAGTCACGCAGCCTACCGATGTGAATCAGAATCGGGTACTCTAGCAGCTGCCGAAGAGACGGGCAGCACCCCTCCTGGTTGCCTCCCAACATCGGTGGCTCCGGCACCCACAACCTATGACACGCGGGAATCACCTCCGGGTCGACGCACCAAGCACGCAGCTTGAACAGAGAGAGATCATCTCTGCTTTCAGTCTCCGGCGCCAGGCTCTCGATTAGGCAAGAACTGCCCAGCAACTCCTCTGCCGTTGATCTGGCCCAAGCATGGGAGGAAACACCCTCAATCATCAGGTCCACCTGCACCCGCATAAGCCTGGACTTGGCATGCGCCTGCCGCAGCCATGGCTTGATGAAAAGCATGAAGCCCCGATGCTCCACCGATGGGACTGCCAACGCTCTGTTGCGGAGCTCATGCGAAGCGAACACAATGAGGAAATCCTTCGGGTGGAACTTGTGCACTGAGAAACGAAAGCGCGGAATGTTGAGCTGCTCCGAGATGGCAATGGACGCATCCAAACAGGAAACCGACGGTCTCGACCCACCAACATAAGCTACCACTGCCAACTACAGACGACGCTCAAGGTCATCCATCCCCTCCGAGCGCGGCAAGATGCAGACCTCCGCCGCCGGGACCGCGGCTGCGGGCGCGAAGACGGGCACGGTGGGAGGGAAGCTGGGCGCAACTGGCGAGGACGGCACCTGCGGTGCGTCCTGCCTAGGCTCCAACAGCAACCCCCCCACACCGGGCTGCATCGCCGGCAGCGGCCCAGTCCTGGCAACCTTGGAGATCACCGCGCGACGAAGCTCGTCAGCCGAGATTGGACTGCGCGGCCTCTTGCACTCGGAGGAGACATGACCAGAGAGCCCGCAGCGAATGCACATGGGGTCGTTCGTGCAGTCTTGCCGCCGGTGACCGTCCCCGAAACATCTGAAGCAGAGACCCCAAAGGCCCGACGGGATCTGACGCTGCTCGGACGAGGTGGGGGAGGCCCGGCCATCCTGCGCTCCCGCACCCTGCTGGCGCCGCAGCGCATGAGGCGACGCCACATGGCCTTGCGCGGAGGCCCTGGCTTGTGCCAGCCAGCAGCCTCGGGCGCCAGAGCCTCCTGGGCCGCCGTACCGACCACCGCAGCGCCCACCGACGAGGAGCCAGCCGACCCCGGCGAAGCAGAGAGGCCGAGGCCGGACACCACCGGCCTGTCGCGCGGGAAGGCCGACGAGACCGAGGGAGGGCTGCGTGATCCGGAAGCCATGGACGCCAAcctgaggggagagggagagggccggGAGGGAGGAAAAGGAACACACGAGAGCGCAGGCGGGCGGCGAGGACGCCGGGACCGGAGTGGTCACCGGCAGGGAGGCGTggacgccggggccggagtggccgccgGCGGAAGCAGGGAGGGAGCGCGCTCCGCGAGAGGACTGCGCCCAGTGTTCCTTGTGTGAGGTATTTATGTTGGCGTTGCGCCGCGATGCCAATATCCACTTGATGGGCATTGTTCAAGGCTATTGCTGCTGCACCCATGCTTATGCAGTTGTTTGGAAGCCACATCGGTGACCTTATTTATCCCTCATGCACACCATGCAAAACGTGATTGTTGAGATGAGATTGCCACCATGGTTATCATCTGAGGAAAAGGTGGATCCCTCGATATCGTGCGATTTTGATTCGCCGGGCGTCGTATGATTTCGATTCGATGGACCTCCGGACGTGTATCCTTTTGAACGCTTGGCCTCCGGACTTGTATCGTTTGGAGTCTGCATCCTTCTAAACTTCCATGTACGTGTAGTCACCGGAAATCAAGCAATTGTATAGTAACTTTTCCTAAAAAGTTAATAGTTTCCATGTCCATGTGCTGCTGTAGGCCGTATTGCTTAGGAATTGATCTTCCAATCATTTTTTTCCTTTTGCTAGGATTGTGATCGTTCGTATTTTGCATAGGAATCGATCTTCCAATCAATTTTCTTTCCTTTTGTAAGGATTCTGATTGTTTTCACACTggtttttttctcttcttttctaTAGCGCGTGGGTGCTTTCCAAAAGATTTTTTATTTCTGTACAATTCATATGTGCGGAAGTGCGTGACATATGGTGACTTCTCTATTACCTTTTTTCGGTGGATTCTGATTGTTTTCAGATCGgttttttttttctcttcttttctaTAGCGTGGGTGCTTTATAGAGGATTTTTGTTTCTGTACAATGCATATGTGTGCGTACGTGCATAACTTCCTCTCCTAGGACATCGGATCCAGATTATATCGTGACTTCTCTGTCGCTTTTTTTCGTTCTCAATATTGACTAATGCATCTTTCCGTTCACGCAACTTATGCATAGGCATATAACATGACAACATGGAAGTCCAATACTATTGCTAGATATATTTTAAGATGTTACGTAAAATCTTTAAATCTCGGCCGTTATTATTCTAATCAAACGGTGTAAAAAATATTAGCATATGTGGATGAACGTGATGGCTTATTTGACTTCTGTTTTATGTATATaatagatatttattgcattatgggctgttcttatatctcattacttatggctattctctcttattttacaaggtttatcatgaagagggggaatgccggcagctggaattctggctggaaaatgagcaaatgttggaaacctattctccacaactccaaatgtcctgaaactccacgaaacaactttttgggatttataagaatttctgagcgaaagaaatgggccagggggcccacaccctgtccaggagacaggggggcacgcccccccctatagggcgcgccccctatctcctggcccccctggtgggcctctggcgtccatcttctgctatatcatcacttttacccaggaaaaaatcatgggcaagcttacgggacgaaactctgccgccacgaggaggaaccttggcggaaccaatctagggctctggcagagctgttctgccggggacacttccctccgggaggatcatcaccaacgtcatcaccaacgatcctctcaccgggagggggtcaatctccatcaacatcttcatcagcaccatctcctctcaaaccctagttcatctcttgtatccaatcttgtatccaaaatcacaaattggtacctgtgggttgctagtagtgttgattactccttgtagttgatacttattggtttacttggtggaagatcatatgttcagatccttaatgcatattattacatctatgattatgaacatgaatatgctttgtgagtagttacgtttgttcctgaggacatgggtgaagtcttgctattagtagtcatgtgaatttggtattcgttcgatattttgatgagatgtatgttgtcttctcctctagtggtgtcatgtgaacgtcgactacatgacacttcaccattattgggcctagaggagggcataggaagtaataagtagatgatgggttgctagagtgacagaagcttaaaccctagtttatgcgttgctttgttaggggctgatttgactccacatgtttcatgctatggttaggtttaccttaatacttttgttgtagttgcggatgcttgcaataggggttaatcataagtgggatgcttgtccaagtaagggcaatacccaagcaccggtccacccacatatcaagttatcaaagtaccgaacgcgaatcatatgagcgtgatgaaaactagcttaacgataattcccaatgtgtcctcgggagctcctttctcattattagaaattgtccaggattatcctttgctacataaaggattgggccaccttgctgcaccttatttacttgttactcgttactatttatcttatcataaaactatctatcacccacaatttcagtgcttgcagaaaaccttactgaaa contains:
- the LOC119282311 gene encoding uncharacterized protein LOC119282311, yielding MLFIKPWLRQAHAKSRLMRVQVDLMIEGVSSHAWARSTAEELLGSSCLIESLAPETESRDDLSLFKLRAWCVDPEVIPACHRLWVPEPPMLGGNQEGCCPSLRQLLEYPILIHIGRLRDFSPPELWRRSPSSDSGSGQSGLPDSSPASQGGEWLVLNWTRGVCDYRGSGRNSPGQGGGGGVGRTYRQALEGRVGPSNWRIPPMSRPGPAVVVVASGVHEVHRESAPTEGVAEFSNLHPVAGLATAGMQGVQNQSGGVADTVTVPDKVVVADTVVGCIETALGPETARPTGLSKDQVGQNPEENLTASISVPDAVPIAAPRDAAVVGQPLELLPWGGSDPLRLVDPVHSSPLLGVAATPAQSIRLAVADPLSRSAGWDPVAEMLANTVMQKWRLARWWHLHQPRLRCHWTPRKLHASRLR